One segment of Desulfocurvus vexinensis DSM 17965 DNA contains the following:
- a CDS encoding PD-(D/E)XK nuclease family protein: protein MKPILVADWRADCIAALADLLLGPNGPGGADLRRCLVVFPHRRPARHLMHHLATRADVPKPLFLPRMTAVDQWLPALARELDPAPLRTAGLLDRVGLLREAVAALPRPGPLRALAAAPERFFPWGRHLAGLMEELLRHGATPQDLHHLQGEVHDTAAALLERLRAIHDGYLRALDARGWTTPGLDAARVARRADELPALLAGWQVFLVGFHAPTGTEMAVLRALAEAETAQVVWHSDPALARNPARAHWACREHARWLADWHARAEPLGPAAQDTAPAVRFHEGFDLHSQLGALRAVLADPGARQGHGDTAVILPDTGALMPVLHHLPVKDVNISMGYPLARSSLLRLVETVLRLQETSPGPGRYAWREVVALIRHPYVKMLEPRPGLPLRGLLREMERAIRRGGTVFAPLDWAPDPAALPEGTLPPEADPEQALALLREALEACLTAFEGLGSLEALGRALLGLARALVPEGGEQTWHRFPVDAECLYRLTAVVVPALTDSHISRDPAGQGVLFSILRQMLAAERVPFEAEPLTGLQVLGMLESRLLRFARVCVLDATEEHLPGSPAHDPLLPDPLRALLGLPDARQRAQVAAHNFHRLVAGAREVHLFYHTGVSGSGPLGGRSVRSRFVEQLLWEEEKRLGRIVRGNDGGPLDTLALPVRPLPRPTPGLAKTPAIHARLQRLLTTRALSPSLLDDYLACPLRFFHKRLTPLREPDTVSEDGDHRELGTLVHAVLKDFLAPLRERRTNLAALDPAPLLDEFSARLEAAPFFRQMPYDLRLGLRAVGRERLRRFLASSPETTVVLLEHPVQAALAVDALDVRLEGTLDRVDRRPGGDVVLDYKTGALAPPPLSAWRDEALWERVEAWEPGRDPGLLADLHAALRGVQLPLYGWLYWQTTDILPANAAWVELRDSGAEKPLFGERMVPHERETALTELTPLAVRLLVRHMREDERFEAAPGPHCAWCPFGFSCPLPGPRPRARG, encoded by the coding sequence ATGAAGCCCATCCTGGTGGCGGACTGGCGCGCGGACTGCATCGCCGCCCTGGCCGACCTGCTCCTGGGCCCGAACGGCCCCGGCGGGGCGGACCTGCGGCGCTGTCTCGTGGTCTTCCCCCACCGCCGCCCGGCGCGGCACCTGATGCACCATCTGGCCACCCGCGCCGACGTGCCCAAGCCGCTGTTTCTGCCGCGCATGACGGCGGTGGACCAGTGGCTGCCCGCCCTGGCCCGCGAGCTGGACCCCGCGCCCCTGCGCACGGCGGGCCTGCTGGACCGCGTGGGCCTTTTGCGCGAGGCCGTGGCCGCCCTGCCCCGCCCCGGCCCCCTGCGCGCGCTGGCCGCCGCGCCCGAGCGCTTCTTCCCCTGGGGCCGCCACCTGGCCGGGCTGATGGAAGAACTGCTGCGCCACGGCGCCACGCCCCAGGACCTGCACCACCTCCAGGGCGAGGTCCACGACACCGCCGCCGCCCTGCTCGAACGCCTGCGGGCCATCCACGACGGCTACCTGCGCGCCCTGGACGCCCGGGGCTGGACCACCCCGGGGCTGGACGCCGCCCGCGTGGCGCGCCGGGCGGACGAGCTGCCCGCCCTGCTGGCCGGGTGGCAGGTCTTCCTGGTCGGCTTCCACGCGCCCACAGGCACGGAAATGGCCGTGCTGCGCGCCCTGGCCGAGGCCGAAACGGCCCAGGTGGTCTGGCACTCCGACCCGGCCCTGGCCCGGAACCCCGCCCGCGCCCACTGGGCCTGCCGCGAGCACGCCCGCTGGCTGGCCGACTGGCACGCCCGGGCCGAACCCCTGGGCCCCGCGGCCCAGGACACCGCGCCCGCAGTGCGCTTCCACGAAGGCTTCGACCTGCATTCGCAGCTGGGCGCCCTGCGCGCCGTGCTGGCCGACCCCGGCGCCCGGCAGGGCCACGGCGACACCGCCGTGATCCTGCCCGACACCGGCGCGCTGATGCCCGTGTTGCATCACCTGCCCGTGAAGGACGTGAACATCTCCATGGGCTACCCCCTGGCGCGCTCCAGCCTGCTGCGGCTGGTGGAAACCGTGCTGCGGCTCCAGGAGACCTCGCCCGGCCCAGGGCGCTACGCCTGGCGCGAGGTGGTGGCGCTGATCCGCCACCCCTATGTGAAGATGCTCGAACCCCGGCCCGGGCTGCCCCTGCGCGGGCTGCTGCGCGAGATGGAGCGGGCCATCCGCCGGGGCGGCACCGTGTTCGCGCCCCTGGACTGGGCCCCCGACCCGGCGGCCCTGCCCGAAGGCACCCTGCCCCCGGAGGCGGACCCGGAGCAGGCCCTGGCCCTGCTGCGCGAGGCCCTGGAGGCCTGCCTCACGGCCTTCGAGGGCCTGGGCAGCCTGGAGGCCCTGGGCCGGGCCCTGCTGGGGCTGGCCCGGGCCCTGGTGCCCGAGGGCGGCGAGCAGACCTGGCACCGCTTCCCCGTGGACGCCGAATGCCTCTACCGCCTGACCGCCGTGGTCGTGCCCGCACTCACGGACAGCCATATCAGCCGCGACCCCGCCGGGCAGGGCGTGCTGTTCTCCATCCTGCGCCAGATGCTGGCCGCCGAGCGCGTGCCCTTCGAGGCCGAGCCGCTGACCGGGCTCCAGGTGCTGGGCATGCTCGAATCGCGCCTGCTGCGCTTCGCGCGGGTCTGCGTGCTGGACGCCACCGAAGAGCACCTGCCCGGCTCCCCGGCCCACGACCCGCTGCTGCCCGACCCGCTGCGCGCCCTGCTGGGCCTGCCCGACGCCCGCCAGCGCGCCCAGGTGGCGGCGCACAACTTCCACCGCCTGGTGGCCGGGGCCCGCGAGGTGCACCTGTTCTACCACACCGGCGTCTCCGGCAGCGGGCCCCTGGGCGGGCGCAGCGTGCGCAGCCGCTTCGTGGAACAACTGCTGTGGGAAGAGGAAAAACGCCTGGGCCGCATCGTCCGGGGCAACGACGGCGGGCCCCTGGACACCCTGGCCCTGCCCGTGCGGCCCCTGCCCCGGCCCACCCCGGGGCTGGCCAAGACCCCGGCCATCCACGCCCGCCTGCAACGCCTGCTCACCACCCGCGCCCTGTCGCCCAGCCTGCTGGACGACTACCTCGCCTGCCCGCTGCGCTTCTTCCACAAGCGCCTGACGCCCCTGCGCGAGCCCGACACCGTCAGCGAGGACGGCGACCACCGCGAGCTGGGCACCCTGGTCCACGCCGTGCTCAAGGATTTCCTGGCCCCGCTGCGCGAGCGACGCACGAACCTCGCGGCCCTGGACCCGGCCCCCCTGCTGGACGAGTTCTCCGCCCGCCTGGAGGCCGCGCCCTTCTTCCGCCAGATGCCCTACGACCTGCGCCTGGGCCTGCGGGCCGTGGGCCGCGAACGGCTGCGCCGCTTCCTGGCCAGCTCGCCCGAGACCACCGTTGTGCTGCTGGAACACCCGGTGCAGGCCGCCCTGGCCGTGGACGCACTGGACGTGCGCCTGGAAGGCACGCTGGACCGCGTGGACCGCCGCCCGGGCGGCGACGTGGTGCTGGACTACAAGACCGGGGCCCTGGCCCCCCCGCCGCTGTCGGCCTGGCGCGACGAGGCGCTGTGGGAGCGCGTGGAGGCCTGGGAGCCCGGGCGCGACCCCGGGCTGCTGGCCGACCTGCACGCGGCCCTGCGCGGCGTGCAGCTGCCGCTCTACGGCTGGCTCTACTGGCAGACCACCGACATCCTGCCCGCCAACGCGGCCTGGGTGGAGCTGCGCGACAGCGGCGCGGAAAAGCCCCTGTTCGGCGAGCGCATGGTGCCCCACGAGCGCGAAACGGCCCTGACCGAGCTGACGCCCCTGGCCGTGCGCCTGCTGGTGCGCCACATGCGCGAGGACGAGCGCTTCGAGGCCGCCCCGGGGCCGCACTGTGCGTGGTGCCCCTTCGGCTTCTCCTGCCCCCTGCCCGGCCCCCGGCCCCGGGCCCGGGGCTGA